CTCGCCATCCTTTGGCGAATGCCACATCTGCGCGGACACCCTTGACATGAAACGATTACTCTGGATGCCAGACACGAATACTTGCATCCAGTACGCCCGTGAGCTGGAAAAATAAACCTCTCTTTTCGGCTCACTTTAGAGCGTCCTGAGTGAGTTCATCTTCCAGACGCCGGATTGCGGCGACCAAATTACGAAAACTGGGTGAACGTTCGTTCTCTACTCTCAGGTGCTGGCCAATAGCTCTCGAACCGGCAACTTTTTCATAGCGCTGTTTTGTCAACGCTTTCAGCTCTCTACTTGGACTCCCGAGCTGATCCGGCTCGCGATACTTTTGGGTCTGCTGCCACTTTGCCAGCCCGCGAAGCTGGAGTGCCTGCTCGACAGCGTGCAAATCTGCAAGGTAAAATGATTCCAATTCCCGACACGCAATACGAACAAGGCATTTATCGGCCTTACCCGTCTCACGACAGAGTTCAAGTAATCTTCCTTTGACCGCAGTGCAGTCGGGGTGACTATCTAAGTCGCGTAGAACGACAAATCGAGCCTGACTATTCTGGTACGCCCGAATTTTGCGTACCAACTGCTTTTCCAAATCTTGCTTACCTTCAAAGGGGATGCAACGGAACTTAATGCCGGCATCAGCATTCAGTAAGCGCGGCAACAGCGATTCTAGCAGGGCTTTAGCAGAGGGCTCTTCGAGCAGGAACACTAACTCTTTCATAGAGGGTCGACCCCATCAAAGAAACCTTGTTTCCATAAATACCCGAGTTGATCACCTTCGGCAATATACGCGGCGATCTGATTGTTATCTTTGGCTCGGTGGATATGTGTGCAACCGTCCACCTTTACGAGCCAGCACACTTCTTCTATTTCTAGTGCATTGAGGAAATCAGGGGAGTGGGTGGTGACAAAGACCTGACCTCCACGGTTGGCATAACTCCGAAACTCTTCAGCAAGTTCTGACATTAACTGTGGGTAGAGCTGGTTTTCCGGCTCCTCTACACAGAGCAGAGGGTGAGGCTTGGGATCGTAAAGCAGCACAAGATAGGCAAACATCTTGATGGTACCATCCGACACATAGCGATCAAGAAAAGGGGTTTTAAATGAACCATCCTGAAACTTTAGCGTGAGATACCCATCATCCATGAGCTTCGGCTCAACCGACGCGATGCCGGGAACACGTTTCGCCATGATAGCGAGAATACGATCGAAAATAGCTGAGTGTTCCTCGTGCAGATAGCGCGCCACCAATGGCAAATTGTCACCAGTTTGCGAGAGGTGCTCCGTTTCGCCTGCGGCATCTTTACGGCCGCGTGCCGCGCTAATATGAAAGTCTGACACATGCCAATTTTCAATGAGGCGGCGAAAGGCATTCGCTGCCTTAAAGCGCTCGAATTGTCCCAGCCCTTTGATTGCGAGTGTTTCAGGCGCAACTTTTTGCGTTTCGCGCTCAAGCTCCTCATCGGCTTTACTGAAGTCTTCTTCATTCGTAATCGCAAATCCTTCACCATTTTCAAAGTTAAGGAAATGAAAAGGACTCCCATATTGACCGCGTTTGTAACGCAATATTTCTTTCAGCACTACAGGGGAACCGCTCTGCTCACCGATTTCCAGCGAGTACGTCACGAGTCGTTTCTTTTTGGCTATTACCATGCGATACTGAATTTCGATAAGGATAGTATCTGATTGCGGATTGCAGCCACGACTTAATACTTCGACAAAACGTCCACGCTTATCGAGTGCCTGGCGAACATTTCCTTTCAGACAGTCATGTAAAAAGCCGAAAATGTCAAACAGAGTCGACTTACCTGTACCGTTCGCACCCACAACCACAAGAAAAGCTGGAATATCTTTTAAGTGTACGTCGCGGAATGCCTTGAAATTTTTCAAGCGGATGGATTCGATTTTCATTCCTTGCTCCTTTATATCCTTGTGGTGGCTACGTTATTGGTTTTACATTTGGATGACAGGAAAAGAATTTTTAAAATAGCTTCGCGACACCAAACTGTTTTGTGCCTGATTTTGCATGAATAATTCTCCTTCGCAAGCAATTCCTTGCAATTTTAGCCATTCCCCACTACGGAATGGCAGCAGTAAAAATATCTGGGCGAAAAAAAGCTAAAATAGAAGGCAAGCATGTTCATCAACAAACGCATCCGCGAAATCGAAAAGTAAAAACAGTGTTTACATCTCCTTTTCCCGATCACCATTTCGCATTGCTGATGCACCATGCACAACAGGGCTGTCAAACGCACTATCACCAACTCCTCACAGAAATAGCACCTTATCTGCGCAGCTATTTTGCCACGCGCGTGCCAGAGGGTGAAGGGGAAGATTTGGTGCAGGAAACCCTGCTGGCTATCCACCGCTCCAGCCACACGTTCAATACTGAACGGTCGTTTAAAAACTGGATGTTCGCCATCGCCAGCTACAAGTTGGCCGACTTCCTGCGCGACCATTACCGGCACGAGCGACGACAGGTTAATCTCGACGAAGCCGCAGCAGTGGCAATCCCTTCCGACGAAATGCTTTTTGATGACCGCGAACAACTCATAAAAATTCTTGCAACTTTACCCGAAAAACAACGAACCATTCTACAGATGCTAAAACTCGAAGGGCATTCCACGCGCGAAGTCGCGCGCGCACTCGGAATGAGCGAAACAGCAGTGAAAACCGCCGCACACCGAGCCTTACAAGAAC
This Chrysiogenes arsenatis DSM 11915 DNA region includes the following protein-coding sequences:
- a CDS encoding DUF4276 family protein; this translates as MKELVFLLEEPSAKALLESLLPRLLNADAGIKFRCIPFEGKQDLEKQLVRKIRAYQNSQARFVVLRDLDSHPDCTAVKGRLLELCRETGKADKCLVRIACRELESFYLADLHAVEQALQLRGLAKWQQTQKYREPDQLGSPSRELKALTKQRYEKVAGSRAIGQHLRVENERSPSFRNLVAAIRRLEDELTQDALK
- a CDS encoding AAA family ATPase; translation: MKIESIRLKNFKAFRDVHLKDIPAFLVVVGANGTGKSTLFDIFGFLHDCLKGNVRQALDKRGRFVEVLSRGCNPQSDTILIEIQYRMVIAKKKRLVTYSLEIGEQSGSPVVLKEILRYKRGQYGSPFHFLNFENGEGFAITNEEDFSKADEELERETQKVAPETLAIKGLGQFERFKAANAFRRLIENWHVSDFHISAARGRKDAAGETEHLSQTGDNLPLVARYLHEEHSAIFDRILAIMAKRVPGIASVEPKLMDDGYLTLKFQDGSFKTPFLDRYVSDGTIKMFAYLVLLYDPKPHPLLCVEEPENQLYPQLMSELAEEFRSYANRGGQVFVTTHSPDFLNALEIEEVCWLVKVDGCTHIHRAKDNNQIAAYIAEGDQLGYLWKQGFFDGVDPL
- a CDS encoding sigma-70 family RNA polymerase sigma factor, translating into MFTSPFPDHHFALLMHHAQQGCQTHYHQLLTEIAPYLRSYFATRVPEGEGEDLVQETLLAIHRSSHTFNTERSFKNWMFAIASYKLADFLRDHYRHERRQVNLDEAAAVAIPSDEMLFDDREQLIKILATLPEKQRTILQMLKLEGHSTREVARALGMSETAVKTAAHRALQELAHTAIKEEKYHAHR